Proteins from a genomic interval of Vibrio casei:
- a CDS encoding family 16 glycosylhydrolase — protein MKHWLIPLSLLFCLPVTAAEQQNQDTLAQSGQKNTTDTPLSGAEVYSLDTVHFGKFVVRMKLVSVPGAVSSFFTYDNQSWQGEGRPWREIDIESIGIKPDTLQTNLITGTLDKREHSEHKHSVEKLTDFHTYSLEWTPDHISWQVDNKTLHKETAQNSQQVVDMRDTPQTYRMNVWISEAIGWVGKFEKESLPAYQTIDWIEYHSYQKDGSFKLEWRDDFNSFDNKRWGKGDWGFPSNLVIFSPKNAYIKDGKLILALTSSEDN, from the coding sequence ATGAAACATTGGCTAATCCCTCTCTCATTATTATTTTGCTTACCTGTTACTGCTGCTGAACAACAAAACCAAGATACGCTGGCACAAAGCGGGCAAAAGAACACCACTGACACCCCATTATCTGGCGCAGAAGTCTATAGCTTAGATACCGTCCATTTTGGTAAGTTTGTCGTACGCATGAAGTTAGTCTCTGTACCAGGAGCTGTCTCCTCATTCTTTACTTATGACAATCAATCATGGCAAGGGGAAGGCCGACCATGGCGAGAAATTGATATCGAATCAATTGGAATAAAACCGGACACCTTACAGACTAACTTGATCACAGGTACGCTCGATAAACGGGAACATTCAGAGCACAAACATTCAGTCGAAAAACTGACTGATTTCCATACCTACAGTCTGGAATGGACCCCTGACCATATTAGTTGGCAAGTGGATAACAAAACGCTTCATAAGGAAACCGCACAAAATTCGCAACAAGTCGTTGATATGAGGGACACGCCTCAGACCTACCGCATGAATGTATGGATTTCAGAAGCAATAGGATGGGTAGGAAAGTTCGAGAAAGAATCGTTACCTGCTTATCAAACCATTGATTGGATTGAATACCACTCCTACCAAAAAGATGGCAGTTTTAAATTAGAATGGAGAGATGACTTCAACAGTTTTGACAACAAAAGATGGGGCAAAGGGGATTGGGGCTTCCCGAGCAATCTCGTCATCTTCTCACCTAAAAACGCCTATATTAAAGATGGAAAGCTAATTTTGGCATTAACCTCAAGCGAAGATAATTAA
- a CDS encoding carbon-nitrogen hydrolase family protein — protein sequence MVIKKVAALQIGSDPQGTQKTLDNILEYEQQILDSNCQLLVMPEALLGGYPKGADFGARIGYRTPLGRKEYLAYWQQAIELDGPEVDKLCKLAQRTQTTIVIGVIERDGTTLYCTSLYISEQGELVGKHRKLMPTASERLVWGLGDGSTLSVVDTTVGRIGGAICWENYMPLLRASMYAKGVQVWCASTVDDREIWQASMRHIAYEGRMFLVSACQHQLSPSEQGLSTEWPDEQVLIRGGSVIISPMGEVLAGPIYDQDTLICAEINLEEIVEARYDLDTVGHYARNDIFQLHVDESQRKPIHIS from the coding sequence ATGGTTATCAAAAAAGTAGCAGCTCTTCAAATAGGCTCTGACCCACAGGGGACTCAAAAAACCCTAGATAATATATTAGAATACGAACAACAAATATTAGATTCAAACTGCCAACTACTGGTAATGCCAGAAGCGTTATTGGGTGGCTATCCCAAAGGGGCCGATTTTGGCGCTAGGATCGGATATAGAACCCCTTTGGGGCGAAAGGAATATCTTGCTTATTGGCAACAGGCAATTGAGCTTGACGGTCCCGAAGTGGACAAGCTTTGTAAGTTGGCTCAAAGAACTCAAACTACTATAGTTATTGGAGTTATTGAACGGGACGGCACTACCCTATATTGCACATCATTATATATTTCTGAACAAGGTGAACTTGTAGGCAAACACCGTAAACTAATGCCTACTGCTAGTGAACGCTTAGTTTGGGGGCTAGGCGATGGCTCAACTCTATCAGTTGTGGACACAACTGTAGGGCGAATTGGTGGCGCTATTTGCTGGGAGAATTACATGCCGTTACTACGAGCCAGTATGTATGCTAAAGGCGTCCAGGTCTGGTGTGCATCTACTGTTGATGATAGAGAAATATGGCAAGCAAGTATGCGTCATATCGCTTATGAAGGCCGTATGTTCCTTGTCAGCGCATGCCAGCATCAGTTATCCCCATCAGAGCAAGGACTTAGTACTGAGTGGCCTGATGAACAAGTATTGATTCGTGGTGGCAGCGTGATCATATCACCAATGGGAGAAGTATTGGCTGGGCCGATTTATGACCAAGACACACTAATATGCGCTGAGATTAACCTCGAAGAAATTGTTGAAGCCCGTTACGATTTGGATACTGTTGGGCATTATGCTCGCAATGACATTTTCCAACTGCATGTAGATGAAAGCCAAAGAAAGCCGATTCATATAAGTTAG
- a CDS encoding LysR family transcriptional regulator codes for MKLILYNTDMNSINLAKVDLNLLKVFLALCQEHNVTRAAEKLCVTQSAVSSSLKRLRHLYQDPLFQRTQNGMVPTTRALLLRPLIQDALTKVEQSLSDTVALDVRQQARTVTIGLSDDFEVAFGRELIESIRQEAPNFRIVFKQTNSIVVEKALKEHDIDLAITGGGINDPRIKHLSLGRSGYLCIYDKRHRSDDSEILLEEFIAREHILISYTGITGSVDDCLEEIGLSRKITVASTHFSAIPFLLADTDAIATIPDFAARKIAKQGCFAVSSCPVAMQEFAINIGWHYDANRDSALMLVRDLIATLIRTKLRIT; via the coding sequence ATGAAATTAATATTATATAATACAGATATGAATTCTATTAATTTAGCTAAAGTAGATCTTAACCTACTAAAAGTATTTCTGGCCCTATGTCAGGAACATAACGTTACTCGTGCAGCAGAAAAGCTCTGTGTTACACAATCAGCCGTAAGCTCTTCCTTAAAGCGGTTACGACACCTTTATCAAGATCCGCTTTTTCAACGTACACAAAATGGGATGGTACCCACCACAAGAGCATTATTACTCCGACCATTGATACAAGATGCTCTTACCAAAGTGGAGCAGTCACTTTCAGATACGGTTGCACTTGATGTCCGTCAACAAGCGAGAACAGTAACCATTGGGCTTTCGGATGATTTTGAAGTGGCTTTCGGTAGAGAATTAATAGAATCAATTCGACAAGAAGCACCGAATTTCAGAATCGTATTTAAACAGACAAATAGTATAGTCGTTGAAAAAGCTCTAAAAGAGCATGATATTGATCTTGCCATTACAGGAGGTGGGATTAATGATCCACGTATAAAACATCTGTCGTTGGGACGCTCAGGTTATCTGTGTATTTATGACAAACGGCACCGTAGTGATGACAGCGAAATACTGCTAGAGGAATTCATTGCTCGAGAACATATTTTAATTTCTTATACTGGTATCACAGGGTCGGTGGATGATTGCCTTGAGGAGATAGGGTTATCACGAAAAATAACAGTAGCCAGTACTCATTTTTCCGCAATACCATTCTTATTGGCAGACACTGACGCCATAGCAACAATACCAGATTTTGCTGCCCGAAAGATAGCCAAGCAAGGCTGTTTTGCTGTATCGTCCTGCCCAGTTGCTATGCAGGAATTTGCTATTAATATTGGTTGGCATTACGATGCTAACCGTGATTCAGCTTTAATGCTAGTACGTGATTTAATCGCAACACTAATCAGAACAAAGCTTAGAATTACGTAA
- a CDS encoding LysR substrate-binding domain-containing protein, protein MDLVANSVDCVLRLGELPISSMIGRKIATVKMAICASPEYLEKQGNPTSLDDLKDHMAINYFSGQKHNPLAWHFSHNKNIEEIMLTGSLMANDAEAVVACALNHMGLIQVPGILVSEELSQGKLVEVLQEVSNIEFPLSIMYPNRQYLAPQVRTFIDWMIQTVESKKGLWIC, encoded by the coding sequence ATCGATTTAGTTGCGAATTCAGTAGATTGCGTATTGAGATTGGGAGAGCTACCTATCAGTAGCATGATAGGTAGAAAGATTGCTACCGTTAAAATGGCCATTTGCGCTTCACCTGAATATCTGGAGAAGCAAGGCAATCCGACTTCACTTGATGATCTCAAAGATCATATGGCGATTAACTATTTTTCAGGACAAAAACATAACCCCTTGGCATGGCATTTTTCGCATAATAAAAACATTGAAGAAATCATGTTAACGGGGTCATTAATGGCTAATGATGCAGAAGCTGTCGTAGCTTGTGCTCTCAATCATATGGGGTTAATTCAAGTACCCGGTATTTTAGTTTCAGAAGAGTTGAGTCAAGGGAAGTTGGTAGAAGTGCTTCAGGAAGTCAGCAATATCGAGTTTCCTTTATCGATCATGTATCCAAACCGACAGTATTTAGCTCCTCAAGTCAGGACCTTTATTGATTGGATGATTCAGACAGTAGAGTCAAAAAAAGGACTTTGGATTTGTTGA
- a CDS encoding LysR family transcriptional regulator — MDYNAAKLFLAVVQAGSLSSASEKTGVPISTLSRKMNELEQGLRVQLLDRTSQGVKPTYKGQQFFEQARMGLELLDDAQKSVQSDHKLQGKLRISIPPNFPLWWDLLTAFQRQYPDIQVFCHASERVVDLFEDGIDVALRMGDLHTDNIIAKKIMSVEPCLVASPKLIELCGFPTTLAELVSFPIATWEGINNGTFEWQFGTEKITFEPIFSTNNVEGLFHYSLNNMGVSQLLDILVAPYLDSGELVQLLPDLHAEALPIHLVYARHKHPSTIVRAYIDFCINWINNRTLK; from the coding sequence ATGGATTATAATGCCGCTAAACTGTTTCTCGCAGTTGTTCAAGCAGGGAGCCTATCTTCTGCAAGTGAGAAAACGGGTGTACCCATTTCTACGCTAAGTCGAAAAATGAATGAGTTAGAGCAAGGGTTAAGAGTTCAGCTATTGGATCGGACTAGCCAAGGCGTGAAACCCACCTACAAAGGGCAACAGTTTTTCGAACAAGCTCGAATGGGATTAGAACTATTAGATGATGCACAGAAATCAGTGCAATCAGATCACAAGCTACAAGGTAAATTGCGTATATCTATTCCACCAAACTTCCCTTTATGGTGGGATTTATTAACAGCATTTCAACGGCAATATCCTGACATTCAAGTATTTTGTCATGCCAGTGAAAGAGTAGTCGATTTATTTGAGGATGGTATTGACGTTGCATTGAGAATGGGCGATTTGCATACAGATAATATAATAGCGAAAAAAATTATGAGTGTAGAACCTTGCTTAGTTGCCAGTCCAAAACTCATAGAACTCTGTGGCTTCCCAACGACATTAGCTGAATTAGTTTCATTTCCGATCGCCACTTGGGAAGGCATAAATAATGGGACTTTTGAATGGCAATTTGGCACGGAGAAAATCACATTCGAGCCTATATTTTCAACCAATAATGTCGAAGGACTATTCCATTACTCCTTGAATAATATGGGAGTTTCACAACTACTCGATATATTAGTCGCACCCTATTTAGATAGCGGTGAATTAGTGCAGCTTCTGCCAGATCTACATGCTGAAGCTTTGCCAATACACCTTGTTTATGCCCGACACAAGCATCCTTCAACAATAGTCAGAGCTTATATTGATTTTTGTATTAACTGGATAAACAATCGTACTCTTAAATGA
- a CDS encoding NAD(P)H-dependent flavin oxidoreductase, which yields MTTRITEILNIKYPLIQAPMYFLTNAEFVAAVSNAGGLGIIGPHSGQETLPDSRFVALERMRQEIRKTKNLTDKPFGATLINGPDMSFWRPTAEMFVEEGIEVVLINVLLDKEIFEFFQTHNIKTIYRALTPTIENSREAERLGADIIIATGFDEGGTVPTSVIGTFSIVPMIADSVGIPVLATGGIGDVRGVRASIALGAEGVSIGSLFLTSNENPANEKVKQLIVNSTAEDLMLFRTLPAYYRTLPTDLSPKLAELEAQDTDRETMFDAMNGYKTLWQGMRLGNFNKGIVSTGTGISMIKSIRPVADIVEELMQDFA from the coding sequence ATGACAACTCGAATTACCGAAATTCTGAATATTAAATATCCACTGATTCAAGCACCAATGTATTTTCTGACTAATGCGGAGTTTGTTGCTGCAGTTTCCAATGCAGGAGGGCTTGGTATTATTGGTCCACATTCAGGACAAGAAACATTGCCAGATTCTCGCTTTGTAGCACTTGAGCGAATGAGACAAGAAATTCGAAAAACCAAAAATCTTACCGATAAGCCATTTGGAGCCACTTTGATTAATGGACCAGACATGAGCTTTTGGCGTCCTACAGCTGAGATGTTTGTTGAAGAAGGTATAGAAGTCGTATTAATCAATGTCCTTCTTGATAAGGAAATTTTCGAATTTTTTCAAACGCACAACATTAAAACGATTTATCGTGCTTTAACCCCGACCATAGAGAATTCGAGGGAAGCTGAGCGTTTAGGTGCCGATATTATTATTGCAACAGGTTTTGATGAAGGCGGTACTGTACCAACGAGTGTTATCGGAACGTTTAGTATTGTGCCAATGATCGCCGATAGTGTGGGTATACCTGTATTGGCAACGGGTGGAATTGGTGATGTACGCGGTGTGAGAGCATCAATAGCACTGGGCGCGGAAGGTGTATCGATCGGCAGCTTATTTTTAACGTCGAATGAAAATCCGGCAAATGAAAAAGTGAAGCAATTGATTGTTAACTCTACTGCTGAAGACTTAATGCTGTTCCGTACATTGCCTGCCTATTATCGCACATTGCCAACAGACCTCAGTCCAAAATTGGCAGAATTAGAGGCTCAAGATACTGATAGAGAAACTATGTTCGATGCAATGAATGGATACAAAACTCTCTGGCAAGGTATGCGTTTAGGTAATTTTAATAAAGGGATTGTATCAACCGGAACTGGCATTTCTATGATTAAATCTATCCGGCCAGTGGCTGATATTGTTGAAGAATTGATGCAAGACTTTGCCTGA
- a CDS encoding NAD(P)-dependent alcohol dehydrogenase: MKTIGYCAHDQNSPLVPFTFERRALRSNDVAMEILYSGVCHSDLHTARNDWGWTTYPNIPGHEIVGRVIEVGSDVSKYKIGDHVAVGCMVDSCQECEPCHHHEEQFCENGMTQTYNSPDRQTGDITFGGFSKHLIVREEFVLNVPQTLDLSRVAPLLCAGITTYSPLKTWNVTKGSRVGVIGMGGLGHMAVKLAAGMGAEVTVISRSENKKADAMELGADHFLISENSDQMAEKASYFDLIIDTVPVKHDLNPYTPLLKIDGTLVLVGQIGPVAEPLTTPLIMGRRRIAGSLIGGIKETQEMLDFCAEHNILPECEMIRMDEINHAFERMERSDVHYRFVIDMATLEAEA, translated from the coding sequence ATGAAAACGATCGGATATTGTGCTCACGACCAAAACTCCCCACTTGTTCCTTTTACTTTTGAACGTCGTGCTCTGCGCAGCAATGATGTTGCGATGGAAATTTTATACAGTGGCGTATGCCACAGTGATTTACATACTGCACGTAATGATTGGGGCTGGACAACCTATCCTAATATTCCAGGTCATGAAATTGTCGGTCGCGTGATTGAAGTTGGCTCGGATGTGAGCAAATATAAAATCGGAGATCACGTCGCAGTTGGCTGTATGGTGGATAGCTGTCAAGAGTGTGAACCTTGTCATCATCATGAAGAACAATTTTGTGAAAATGGCATGACTCAAACCTACAATAGCCCAGATCGCCAAACTGGTGACATTACTTTTGGTGGCTTTTCAAAGCATTTAATTGTACGTGAAGAGTTTGTACTGAATGTGCCACAAACGTTGGATTTATCTCGTGTAGCACCTCTACTTTGTGCCGGTATAACAACCTATTCTCCATTGAAAACATGGAACGTGACTAAAGGCAGCCGCGTGGGTGTGATCGGAATGGGCGGTTTAGGTCACATGGCGGTTAAACTCGCGGCAGGTATGGGCGCGGAAGTTACGGTCATTAGCCGTTCAGAAAATAAGAAAGCCGATGCAATGGAACTTGGCGCGGATCACTTCTTAATTTCAGAAAACAGCGATCAAATGGCGGAAAAAGCGAGTTATTTTGATTTGATCATTGATACGGTGCCAGTAAAGCATGATCTCAATCCTTATACTCCACTATTGAAAATTGATGGCACTTTAGTCTTAGTTGGACAAATTGGCCCTGTAGCAGAGCCATTAACAACGCCATTAATTATGGGCCGCCGCCGCATTGCCGGCTCTTTGATTGGTGGAATTAAAGAAACTCAAGAAATGCTTGATTTTTGTGCTGAGCACAATATTTTACCTGAGTGTGAAATGATCCGTATGGATGAGATTAACCACGCCTTTGAACGTATGGAACGTTCTGATGTTCATTATCGTTTTGTGATTGATATGGCGACATTAGAAGCTGAAGCTTAA
- a CDS encoding cation:proton antiporter — translation MLSYSSFIEVAFLLILAAGIGFLGLLFKQPLIVSFIVVGLIAGPSALDIVHSKEKIDFLSELGIATLLFLVGIKLDIKLIRSIGLVSIFTGLGQVIFTSLGGYLLGLALGFDSISSLYIAVALTFSSTIIIVKLLSDKKEIDALHGQIALGFLIVQDIVVVLSMVILATIGIGSENGEESKSIAQVILACIGLVLFVAIFVRFIATPLTQKLANAPELLLIFSIAFAALFASIGELIGLGKEVGGLLAGIALASTPYRESIAARLAPLRDFLLLFFFISLGSTLDLSQLGSNVYESIILSLFVLIGNPFIVIIIMGLMGYKKRTGFLAGLTVAQISEFSLIFIAMGITLGHVKNEILGVVTLVGIITIALSTYMITYSHSLYKILEPYLYIFEKKEPKRENLSEKHNQLKYDVIILGLGRFGTALSRQLRNKGISVLGVDFNPSVVKKLNSEGLDCLYGDVADAEFLAELPLQGLKWVISTIPNHHTGLSYEDSRKTIVQLLRACSYHGSVSIVSHNSADTLLLEKLGVHLVLEPFKDAAQQASIKIEKSIKNNGC, via the coding sequence ATGCTATCATACTCTTCATTTATTGAAGTGGCTTTTTTATTAATTTTAGCTGCGGGCATAGGCTTCTTAGGGTTGCTTTTTAAACAGCCTTTAATTGTGAGCTTTATTGTCGTTGGTTTAATAGCTGGACCATCAGCACTAGATATAGTTCACTCTAAAGAAAAAATTGATTTTTTATCTGAGTTAGGAATCGCAACATTATTGTTTCTCGTTGGGATTAAGTTGGATATAAAACTGATTCGCTCCATCGGTTTAGTATCCATATTTACTGGATTAGGTCAAGTTATATTCACATCTTTGGGGGGGTATCTTCTCGGTCTCGCATTAGGTTTTGATAGCATTTCTAGCCTATATATTGCTGTAGCATTAACTTTTTCATCGACGATTATAATAGTAAAATTATTATCTGATAAAAAAGAAATAGATGCTTTACATGGCCAAATAGCATTAGGTTTCCTCATTGTACAAGATATAGTTGTTGTTCTTTCAATGGTCATTTTAGCTACGATAGGTATTGGTAGTGAGAATGGAGAAGAATCGAAATCTATAGCTCAAGTTATTCTAGCATGTATTGGATTAGTTCTTTTTGTTGCTATTTTTGTACGTTTCATTGCCACACCTTTAACTCAAAAACTTGCAAACGCCCCTGAGTTATTACTGATATTCTCAATTGCATTTGCAGCTTTATTTGCAAGCATTGGTGAATTAATAGGTTTAGGAAAAGAAGTGGGGGGATTACTTGCTGGCATTGCTTTAGCTTCTACTCCTTATCGAGAGAGCATAGCAGCAAGACTAGCTCCTTTAAGGGATTTTTTATTGTTGTTTTTCTTTATTTCTCTGGGATCAACATTAGATTTATCTCAGTTAGGAAGTAATGTATATGAGTCGATAATTTTATCTCTATTTGTACTAATTGGTAATCCATTTATTGTCATTATCATAATGGGATTAATGGGCTATAAAAAGAGAACAGGTTTTTTAGCTGGGCTTACTGTTGCTCAAATTAGTGAGTTTTCACTAATTTTTATAGCAATGGGGATCACTTTAGGTCATGTGAAAAATGAAATCTTGGGTGTTGTTACCTTGGTTGGTATCATTACCATTGCACTTTCCACATATATGATAACCTATTCTCATAGTTTATATAAAATACTTGAACCATACTTATATATATTTGAGAAAAAGGAACCTAAGCGAGAGAATCTGTCAGAAAAGCATAATCAGTTAAAATACGATGTTATTATTCTAGGTCTAGGCCGTTTTGGAACAGCTTTATCCAGACAGTTGAGGAATAAAGGAATATCTGTTTTAGGTGTTGATTTTAATCCTAGTGTAGTAAAAAAATTGAATAGTGAAGGGTTGGATTGTCTCTATGGAGATGTAGCTGATGCCGAGTTTTTGGCAGAGTTACCTTTGCAAGGCTTGAAGTGGGTTATTTCAACCATACCAAATCATCATACTGGCTTGTCTTATGAAGATTCTCGTAAAACAATAGTTCAGTTGTTAAGGGCATGCTCTTATCATGGTAGTGTATCCATTGTTTCCCACAATAGTGCTGATACTCTACTACTTGAGAAACTAGGCGTCCATTTAGTGTTAGAGCCTTTTAAAGATGCTGCACAGCAGGCTTCAATCAAGATAGAGAAATCAATCAAAAATAATGGGTGTTGA
- a CDS encoding IS3 family transposase (programmed frameshift), translating into MSRYPQERKEAILKKLLPPYSRSVAEVAKEEGISEATLYNWRNALRQSGAVVPDSNTSSEQWSAQTKLAVVAETFSMTEHELSQYCREKGLCHEQIKEWRSECMHGFMTQKEREAEAKKRAKADKHEIKELKKELRYKEKALAETTALLVLKKKAQSLLRGRTRGRLTSTDERQSLVALIHEARQNGCRLENACHEAEIDLRTYRRWYQSGEIQEDQRPIATRPEPVNKLSKQERQLIVEVSNAPEYASLPPSQIVPTLLDKGEYIASESSFYRVLKAEGQLNHRGRQRSRKKSSRPTSYTATGPNQVFTWDITYMPSGVRGQHYYLYMIEDIYNRKIVGYDVYDRECGELAAQLLQRTLMREQCFNQSLVLHSDNGAPMKSLTFKAKMEEQGIISSYSRPRVSDDNPYVESLFRTLKYVPNWPSKGFIDLDVCRAWVAEFVVWYNTEHKHSRLNFVTPSERHSGKDKQILERRAKVLMEHRQKRPERWSGKIRNCEPIGEVHLNPEKEAA; encoded by the exons ATGTCTCGTTATCCGCAGGAAAGAAAAGAAGCAATATTGAAAAAGCTATTACCTCCATACTCTCGTTCAGTGGCGGAAGTAGCAAAAGAAGAAGGCATCAGTGAAGCAACCCTGTACAATTGGCGTAACGCATTAAGACAGTCAGGAGCCGTTGTGCCAGATAGTAATACTTCCTCCGAGCAGTGGTCAGCCCAAACTAAGTTAGCTGTAGTTGCTGAAACCTTTTCCATGACAGAGCATGAGTTAAGTCAGTATTGTCGTGAAAAGGGGCTTTGCCATGAGCAGATCAAAGAGTGGCGCAGCGAATGTATGCACGGTTTCATGACTCAAAAAGAACGAGAAGCGGAAGCCAAGAAACGGGCAAAAGCGGACAAACATGAAATAAAAGAGTTGAAGAAAGAACTCCGTTACAAAGAAAAAGCGCTGGCAGAAACCACTGCTCTTCTGGTGCTGA AGAAAAAAGCTCAGAGCCTTTTACGGGGAAGAACCCGAGGACGATTAACCTCAACCGATGAAAGGCAAAGTTTGGTTGCACTCATCCATGAGGCTCGTCAAAACGGCTGTCGCTTAGAGAATGCCTGTCATGAAGCTGAGATCGATTTACGGACTTACCGTCGCTGGTATCAGAGCGGTGAAATACAGGAAGATCAAAGGCCGATAGCGACACGACCAGAGCCAGTAAACAAGCTCTCGAAGCAAGAAAGGCAGTTGATCGTTGAAGTCAGTAACGCACCTGAATACGCGAGTTTACCACCGAGTCAAATCGTCCCAACCTTGCTGGATAAAGGTGAATATATCGCATCAGAATCGAGTTTTTATCGGGTTTTGAAAGCAGAAGGTCAACTCAACCATCGAGGTCGCCAACGTAGTCGGAAAAAATCATCGAGACCAACAAGTTACACCGCTACAGGGCCGAATCAGGTTTTCACTTGGGATATTACGTACATGCCGTCAGGGGTTCGTGGTCAGCATTATTATCTGTACATGATCGAAGATATTTATAACCGAAAAATCGTTGGGTATGACGTCTATGACCGAGAGTGCGGAGAGTTGGCAGCTCAGTTACTGCAACGAACCTTGATGCGAGAGCAATGCTTCAATCAGTCTCTGGTTCTGCATTCCGATAATGGCGCTCCAATGAAATCATTGACGTTCAAAGCTAAGATGGAAGAACAGGGCATTATCTCGTCCTACAGTCGCCCACGAGTCAGCGATGACAATCCGTATGTGGAATCCTTATTCCGCACATTGAAATATGTGCCGAATTGGCCATCAAAAGGTTTTATTGATCTAGACGTATGTCGAGCTTGGGTAGCTGAATTCGTTGTCTGGTATAACACCGAACACAAACATAGTCGCTTAAACTTTGTCACACCATCAGAGCGCCATAGTGGAAAAGACAAGCAAATCTTGGAACGTCGAGCAAAGGTGTTGATGGAACATCGCCAGAAAAGACCAGAACGCTGGTCAGGGAAAATCAGGAACTGTGAGCCGATCGGAGAAGTTCATCTGAACCCAGAAAAAGAAGCTGCTTGA
- a CDS encoding CcdB family protein: MSQFSLHQNNDKRTATAYPYFVDVQSEMLDTLNTRLVIPLTPVEMLDKKAPAHLCPVIHIDEGDFVILTHQMASIPTKILRDPVNELSTFRNEIIAAIDFLITGI; this comes from the coding sequence ATGTCGCAGTTTTCACTACACCAAAATAACGATAAAAGAACTGCCACCGCTTACCCATACTTTGTTGATGTTCAAAGTGAAATGCTTGATACGCTGAATACGCGATTAGTGATTCCCTTAACTCCAGTTGAAATGTTAGATAAGAAAGCTCCAGCTCATCTATGTCCGGTGATCCATATTGATGAAGGTGACTTCGTAATCCTTACCCACCAAATGGCGAGCATTCCTACTAAGATCTTACGTGATCCAGTAAATGAACTGAGCACTTTTAGAAACGAGATCATTGCTGCTATCGACTTTCTGATTACTGGCATATAG
- a CDS encoding type II toxin-antitoxin system CcdA family antitoxin translates to MRNAYSTQAPKKSANLSLNSELLAEAKRLNINLSATMEKALEKEVNQRLKDEWLEQNAEAISACNELTENHGLFSDSYRVF, encoded by the coding sequence ATGAGAAACGCATACAGTACTCAGGCACCGAAAAAATCTGCAAACCTGAGCCTAAACAGTGAACTACTCGCTGAAGCCAAGCGCCTAAACATAAACCTTTCTGCGACAATGGAAAAAGCTCTTGAAAAAGAAGTAAACCAACGCCTTAAAGATGAATGGTTAGAACAAAATGCAGAAGCAATCAGCGCTTGCAATGAACTAACTGAAAATCACGGTCTATTTTCCGATTCTTACCGAGTTTTCTAA